TATCCCAATCTCCATCCGTGCAAAGGTAATATGCAGCTAGTGATTGTTACCTGTCAGAGCATCCTTAATTTCTCTGTATCTAAAATCTTTGCAGTTTCAGTTGCAACATGCTGACAtgcttttttatttagtatCCTACAAGTACTTGGGAGCTGTCATTTACTTTTATGGCCTTTTATCAGGGAAATATGGAGTATTGTATGCTTCACTAATCAAAAGCATTTCTGACTCCATCATGGTGATATTAGCATGCTGATTATCTTCTCCTATGTACAATATACAGTATGCggaattgtttaaaaaatttaggattagcTCACgatttgatatatacacaacaATAGCGAGTTCAGCATTACCGAAGAAAGATGTTTCTCTCATGCTATGATTACCAGATATCTTGAAGAGCTATTTTCTCATTCCCTGCAGATCTCTCAGACATTGTATATGCCATACGTAGGGAAGGTCACTCTTTTCAAGGGATGCTCATCTGACTTCATTAACCAAGTTGTGAGTTCCTTTTTGATTATATGCTGCACATGTCTGATTGACAGAAGGTGAATAAAACAGAATCGCTCCAAGTCATTATAGAAAAATTGGGTATAATTTTGTCTACAGCCTTTGATATGATAAACAACAAGAAATATAATTCACAATTCTTTGCCTTCCCTTTAGACATAATTATATTAATAGATAGTTAAGCAGCATAGACAGATGAGTAACATAATATCCAGTTGCACAGACATATAGTGTTCAAAGAGATGCTAATGACTAGAGGATTTTGAATCCTCTTGGCGTTCAGCATTTCCATGACTATTGGAGTTTGGGCACCGAAAGGATTTGGTATTGGTGTGGGAGGATTATATCATCAATTGCAAGCTAGAAGGGTGGCAGAATAAAAAGATCATGGCACTGAATATCACTGTTGGGAAATGGTCAAAGTGAGAACTCATAGTGTTTTAAAGACAACTTTCAGCTGAGTAAATGTGAAGTCATTATTATGTCTCTTTTGCAGGTAACTAAGCTCCATGAAGAATTTTTTCTCCCAGGAGAAGTGATAATGGAACAAGGAAACGTGGTGGATCAGCTTTACTTTGTTTGTCATGGTCAGCTGGTATGGTTTTGTAGCCTCTGGCTTCTTTAACATTTATCAATGATTCTCTTTCCTCCACTATGAAAGGTCTTTGTTACATCACTTCATCTAGTAACTTTTCCTTTGATTGTCcaaactttttctttcccttgcgCTCTTTGGGTTGCTGTATTGTTGGTCCTGACAAAATCAAATATCTGGGCCTTtaagttttgcatttttcacATTCAATGCactaatgatttttctttgtttgcatCCAACGAGAAGACATCTCCAGATTACAGTAATAATTAACAATAGCTTACATGGTTCACTATGACCTTGTCATTACTTAAATTGTTTTTAGTCCCCGTGATGATATCTCATTTACCATAAACGTCCATGTTCTTGTTCAGTTGGCTGGATGGGAACATTATGATATTAGCTGCAGCTTATGATTTGGTAAGAACTTCTACAGGAAGAGGTTGGCATAGGAGAGGATGGATCTGAAGAAACCATTTCGCTTTTACATCCTAACAGCTCATTTGGACAAGTCTCCATTCTTTGCAACATTCCTCAGCCTTATACAGTCCGAGTCTTGGAATTGTGTCGGCTTCTGCGGATTGATAAACAGTCTCTGTCAAATATCCTCGAGATTTATTTCCATGATGGGAGAAAGATTTTAAACAACCTTTTAGAGGTAATCTGTTGAAAGAACAAAATGTGTTTGCTCCTGTTGCTCTTTGTGTGGAATCcatttttgaaatatcacattaGTAGAAGATTCTCAAAGTCTTCAGATGCTCTGTGATTTGCATTACAAAAGTCATATAGGAATTTTTCGCCATATATGCTTGTAGGTAAGGGAATCTAATCTCCGACTCAAGCAATTGGAGTCAGACATCACATTTCATATTGGAAAGCAAGAAGCAGAACTTGCTTTGAGGGTAAATAGTGCAGCTTTTCATGGGGACCTCCATCAGCTAAAAAGTTTAGTCAGAGCGGGGGCGGATCTCAACAAGACAGATTATGATGGAAGGTCACCCCTGGTATGAATTGAGCTTTTGaattacttctttttctttttttttttaggtacaTCTCCTTATCAAGTGATGGGAACCAAATCACAAAGAGGATATACTTTTAATCCGCTTGCATCATCAGTGTGGTCTTGTGAAGGTGCTCCTGATGTTTTGATGCGAGTGTCTTTAGGGTTAAGGAAAGAAGGATTGTGGTGAAATTAGTAGGAATAAGTCATTATCAACTATTATGTCAAATTGTGTGCAGAAATTGACATTTGAACATCCACTGCATTTTTCCCACTTGTCAATTTGTTAGATTTGGCAATCTTCACCTTCACACTTACCACAATACCTTAGTAACAAGGTTCAAGGTTTTTATATAGATATCTAATGCCATCCTCATGGTAGCCAGGAAACCTCTTATATACCAATTTTAAGTTGTGAAGGCCACCTTTCAATGTGGAGGCATTGTGTTTCCTAATTCACAGTTATTTGGAACTTTGAAATGCGCCTTTCTGTGTTCAGCATCTTGCAGCAGCGAGAGGCTATGAAGATATTGTGTTTTTTCTTGTTCAAGAGGGAGTAGATGTCAATACGAAAGGTTTGTTTCCTCATTAATGTGGACTGGCTCTTCTGTCCTCCTTCAACTGTATTTTATACCTTTTTCACACCAACATTGCAAAGCTGATTTCATTGTAGATAATTTTGGGAACACGGCCCTTCTAGAAGCTATCAAGAATGGAAATGATCGAATTGCCTCATTACTTGTTAAAGAAGGCGCATCTCTAAGGATAGATGATGCTGGTAGTTTTCTTTGTGCAGCCGTGGCAAGGGGCGATTctgattttcttaaaagaattttgGCTAATGGCATAGATCCTAACTCTAAAGATTATGACCACCGAACCCCACTTCATGTAGCTGCCTCAGAAGGGCTATATCTGATGGCAAAGCTGCTTCTAGAAGCAGGGGCTAGTGTTTTCTTGAAGGACAGGTATATTCAGACTTTCAGTGTCCATGTTCCTTGCATTGAATGATCGGATGCTTCAAACATCTCATAGAACTAATCTAGCATTTTTTGGGGATCTCACAAGTGCAATTatcaactcttttgttcatgcAGATGGGGAAACACACCGCTTGACGAATGTCGAAAAtgtggaaacaaaaatttgattaagCTGCTGGAAGCTGCAAAATCCTCTGAAATGTTAGAGTTTCAGGACGGCTTTCGGGAAACCACAGGTACCTGCAAAACTTATCAGCAGTTGCTAGGATGTGTGTAAGATCCtaggaaagaaatgaagaaatttcaTATAGACATGATTAGTGGGAAGCAATCAATTGGATTTAGAGATGTCCGCAATGGTTACCTTCATTGTGCTTATAATGCGCAGTCTGAGTTCATTACCTTGCCCGGTTCTTACTGTTACCTGATTGAGCTTTAGACTGACGTGAACTCTTCACCTGTCCATCCTTTACAGATAAGTTGCATTCAAGAAAATGTACAGTTTATCCTTTTCATCCGTGGGATCCTCAGGAGCATAGAAGACATGGGGTTGTGTTGTGGGTCCCTGACAATATCGAGGAGCTCAAAAGAAATGCATCGGAGCAGTTAAATGTTCCGTCCGCCAATTGTGTATTATCTGAAGATGCAGGTAAAGTTCTTGATACGGACATGATAAGTGAGGGCGAGAAGCTGTATTTGATTACCGAAACGCAGGAATAATTTTCACCAGCTATTATGTTGAGAAACTATAAACGTTGTCGTAATTATTATTTTGCATCATTCGCATGTGTTTGGGCGCACTCTTCGTGAGTTTCTTGATGTTTGGCCGAGGGATTGAGTGATCAGGTGATCTATATTCCAATTTTGGTCACAACTCGTGCGGTTCTCTCCTCTCTGGGTTTGATCCGGAAGACGTACTTCCACAAGCGTTAGCATGTGACTTAAAGTCCCTGGAATCAAAATgaccaaaacttttttttgtttcttttaattttttaaacattttaattttatttttcatttttcctttatttttctttttttttttcgctgtACGTTGATGGCGGGGGCGCTGGCGAGGCCGCGAGGTCGCCGACCGacgtcgccggccatggccgaggccggcgaccgggcgaaagaaaaatgaaaaaaagaagaagaaaagaagaagagaagaagaagagagagaagagaaacatttttgtttatggaATAAGAAACATTTGTTGTTTCCCAATGTATCACGGTTTCCATACACGCCCTTAAAGTCCCTGgaaaacaaaacattttcagAGTGTTTAAAATGTGCATAGATGGTGTGATTCAGTCTCAAAACTTCCCAGTTGAATGAATCATATCGTCCCTTAACTTTTTAAAGAGATGCAATCAACATATTTTGGTTGATTAAGTTGGcttttttggttagaaattgctTGGCAAGTATTCTTATGCAATGAAATGGACGATGAAACTTGTCTCGATGACTTATACTTAGTAGGGttgattggaaaagaaaagaagagaaacaactTGCATATTTTGTCTGacccttttatttcttttgtggtTGCATGGTAGGTTAGATGTACATTCTTAACAGATgccatcctaaatttatttatggacAGAGCGAGACTTGGCTTGCGTTCGTATACGTTGGCTTGGTTAGATGCTTCTTGAGAATAGACACCTTCTCACAAGTCACAACGAACGAAAGCCAGTCATACTCGCATCCCGCGGGCTTCGAACGAAGACACCAATTTGCTTGCACCTTCCATTtattccatctttttttcttttttttccctccagaaagttaagacttttttaaaattcaaagagTCAGGTGACTGTCTGGAAGCATAAAGATGCCTCCTGCATGGTCAAATCAGGTCTCTTATATTTGTAAATCTGAAAACTGAAAATAACCAGATAGAATCAGGTGCGGCAGATAACTTCTTTCAAGGTAAAGAGTCCAGTAAACGCGTCGGCAGGTAACCACATTCATGGTCCACAGGTAGATCAAAACATGCTGCAATTGCACTATGAACGTGCCTGTGAAAGAATTCCAAGAGACGAAGAGTCTAAACAAAAACAACGGGATGCAAATGCCAACAGGAGGGTAGCATATTACAGCATCAGGAGGTTATTATTAGCAAAGAACCGCAACTTCTAATATTAAAGAACAATtgatccaaaataaaatggaaatttgaaaataaggaCTAAACTAGTATCTCTAGCACAAATCAAATCTCTAAAACCAAGAGTATTTCCATTTCAACTCGAATGCAAGAACTAAATATGAATCACCACTTCAAGTTTAGTTTCCAAAATTCTCCAAAAGAAGGAATAAATGAAACCCTAACGTTGATCGAGATACTAAAATATTTCCACTCGAATTCCAGAACCTTATATGAATCTCCACATCAAGTTCAATTTTCTAAattctcacaaaaataaatgaatgaaaccCTCATGTAAATCACaatactaaaatattttccactcgaATGCCAAAATCAAATATGAATCTCCATTTGAATACCAAAACCAAATATGAATCTCCATATCGAGTTCAGTCGCCACGTTGTGAAGACCCTCTCaaactttttcaaaatggaCGGAGAAAAGGAATTAACATAGAGTGCATTGCCTAAAAGCGGGCCTACAACCCTCAATCAGGTGTGAAGTGTGATTTTAGTTCAATTTACCTAAGGGATTTTTAGGAGTTACCATTAACCTTTTCAGGGTCAGTTAGAAATCAAACAAAACACAGGAGTTTTGTCTCATTTTCTATGCAATCACAAATTTACTATGTATGTTATGTACTTGATTACACGAATTGTCTAATTattgcccttttggtacctataACTTAGTGGGATTGTTTATCTAAGTGATTATATGACCTTTTCATCATTTATGATCCTAAAGGTCTTTAGATTGTTACATGTTCATGCAAATGGGGGTTCATTATGTTAGGCTGTCTCAATCGTTCtcgaaaggaaaagaaataaattatttatataaagaGCAGGAATGCGACACTCAAGTATTAAAAGCCCAAAGTAAAAGTGCTGGAATGAAAATTTGATCCTAATTGGGTAAAGAATATTACGCCTCTTTGTTCTAAGCCTTAGGAAATGAAAACCCCATGAGCTTAATCTGATACTATGTTGGATAAAAAATATACGTTGCCTTAAGCCTTGGAACATGAAACCCCATAAGTTTGAAATTAGAGGCTAGTCTGGATCCTAATAATTGAGCTACATGAAGGCGAGCCTAAATTCTACAAAATTTTATTCAAGTGGTACACGAATCTAGTCTGAGATACCCGTTATTAGGAAAATGATCTTAGGCCCAATTGGTTTTTATTGGCTAAACTAGACTAAAGTCTAAACTAGTTTGGTTATTAAAACCTAAGTCAATTGGTCTAACTAGACTAATTAGCCCTAAACTAGCCTAACATTCCCTGGACTGCCACCATGAATTGCCCCCTCAAGGCTCTCACCCGCCGCCCTCGTGCCTCCAGCCACCGACAGCCGATTTCGGTTCCATCCATGTAATCACTCAAATCAATGATCAATGGGTTCATAAAAGttaattaacaaagaaaaaaaaaaaaaaaacaccaatttgATTTGGGAATTTTGTGTCGATCATGCAACTCGATCACCCCTCCACGTCATAGGATTAaggattaattaattaatgataaatAATGATTAACCCTCACTTGCATTTCATCAAGCAATAaaataagggtgcgtttggtaatatttctattaaaaaattgttctagggaacagaaataaaagaaaaaaattattcttattccaatgaacaatttttaaacactatacaaaatttctattcctaaaacaaaaaaataacaaaaatacgtttgataaacttgtataattttttttttgtttttttaattttttaatttttttctttttcttttttcttccttttggccggtcatcgacctcggccatggtcggcaaCTGATTGATGAGAGATGATGACttcgccttggctaggcaagctccAGCCGacgcgaggccgagctcgcccagccaccaatgaggctcggcctcggcggGCCACCACCAGGTaggggtcggcctcgccttagATGGGTGAGCTGGGCCTCGCCGGACGACGCCGGCGAGGTTACCGGGCTCTCGACGGCCGATCACCAGCCATGGCCGAAGCCAACAACcatccaaagaaaaaagaagaagaaaagaaagaggaggaaaaaataggagagaagaaaattgtttctcggaagtgttcataggaataagaaacaagttttttcttatttcttgtttctattcccgaaaacaaaaatgtaaacaaacgcaattctattatttttttatttcccgtaacaaaataatagaaattatgttatggagaacaaaaaaagaacacaaacaaacatgccctaaaTCACCATCACCAAATTAAGCTTTGATCCCCTTTTCTAAACTACTACGGATGAATTAGGCAACGTCAATTGCAATTTAGCCTAATATGCATCTAATCAAACACACACCAAGTCAATTCAGTATCTAGTTAGGCCAATTAGCCTTAGAATCCACAAAAACAATTAGTGATCCAAGAGGGTTTCTACTCTGTTTTTCCcctatttttgtttgattataTTTTAATCAATTGACTAACCTGATGAAATCCAAATTGAATTATTTCAGCGGCTAATGAAAGCAAGCCTACTTCAATCTTGATTGAGGCCATTTAGTGAAGTCATTTTCCCAAACTACGAATAGATTGGGGTTAATTAATCGATCTTAGCCGCTCTCTGAATCCGTTCGAACCCTATTTTTGAAAAGTACTATAAAAATAGCAAACAAGGTCCAATTGTCGCGAAATTTAAGGGACAGCTAGCCCTGCACGTGCtctttaacttttatttttaactttttgtaaACAAGCCCTCCAAGAACTAGCAAATCAGATTAAAATCAGAACAGTTTTTTGGCCAAATCTGACCTGatcagaaattaattaattggcCGCCcaaaaatcattcaaaattttatgaaattttccagATTCATAGTTCAAGACCTCCTTTACAACTTTCGTTCGTTAAGATTATCCAGGAAGGACCTCCAACTATTTTAAAACTCTgaattatatttaattgacaaggcaataaaaatttcagataaaacattaattttttcgtctttttttaACAAGTTTCAGACAAACCAAACGAATTCGAA
The window above is part of the Eucalyptus grandis isolate ANBG69807.140 chromosome 6, ASM1654582v1, whole genome shotgun sequence genome. Proteins encoded here:
- the LOC104451998 gene encoding potassium channel SKOR isoform X2, whose amino-acid sequence is MARGRVENSERGGGSEEEDEREYEVGEVRDRIKSSRGSRFDLLTNELGIAAAARRKFSRESVISGIRDLSRGLVIHPDNRYYRAWKKFILLWAIYSSFFTPLEFGFFRGLPEDLSILDIIGQVAFLFDIVLQFLLAYRDAQTYRMVYKRTPIALRYLKSNFIVDFLGCLPWDIIYKVGGRKEEVRYLLWIRLSRVRKVTEFFQDMEKDIRINYMFTRIVKLIVVELYCTHTAACIFYYLATTLPSSEEGYTWIGSLKLGDYSYSNFRDIDLWKRYLTSLYFAIITMATVGYGDIHAVNLREMIFVMVYVSFDMILGAYLIGNMTALIVKGSKTEKFRDKMTDLIKYMNRNKLGRDIRNQIKGHVRLQYESSYTEAAVIQDIPISIRAKVTKLHEEFFLPGEVIMEQGNVVDQLYFVCHGQLEEVGIGEDGSEETISLLHPNSSFGQVSILCNIPQPYTVRVLELCRLLRIDKQSLSNILEIYFHDGRKILNNLLEVRESNLRLKQLESDITFHIGKQEAELALRVNSAAFHGDLHQLKSLVRAGADLNKTDYDGRSPLHLAAARGYEDIVFFLVQEGVDVNTKDNFGNTALLEAIKNGNDRIASLLVKEGASLRIDDAGSFLCAAVARGDSDFLKRILANGIDPNSKDYDHRTPLHVAASEGLYLMAKLLLEAGASVFLKDRWGNTPLDECRKCGNKNLIKLLEAAKSSEMLEFQDGFRETTDKLHSRKCTVYPFHPWDPQEHRRHGVVLWVPDNIEELKRNASEQLNVPSANCVLSEDAGKVLDTDMISEGEKLYLITETQE
- the LOC104451998 gene encoding potassium channel SKOR isoform X3, which encodes MARGRVENSERGGGSEEEDEREYEVGEVRDRIKSSRGSRFDLLTNELGIAAAARRKFSRESVISGIRDLSRGLVIHPDNRYYRAWKKFILLWAIYSSFFTPLEFGFFRGLPEDLSILDIIGQVAFLFDIVLQFLLAYRDAQTYRMVYKRTPIALRYLKSNFIVDFLGCLPWDIIYKVGGRKEEVRYLLWIRLSRVRKVTEFFQDMEKDIRINYMFTRIVKLIVVELYCTHTAACIFYYLATTLPSSEEGYTWIGSLKLGDYSYSNFRDIDLWKRYLTSLYFAIITMATVGYGDIHAVNLREMIFVMVYVSFDMILGAYLIGNMTALIVKGSKTEKFRDKMTDLIKYMNRNKLGRDIRNQIKGHVRLQYESSYTEAAVIQDIPISIRAKISQTLYMPYVGKVTLFKGCSSDFINQVVTKLHEEFFLPGEVIMEQGNVVDQLYFVCHGQLEEVGIGEDGSEETISLLHPNSSFGQVSILCNIPQPYTVRVLELCRLLRIDKQSLSNILEIYFHDGRKILNNLLEVRESNLRLKQLESDITFHIGKQEAELALRVNSAAFHGDLHQLKSLVRAGADLNKTDYDGRSPLHLAAARGYEDIVFFLVQEGVDVNTKAVARGDSDFLKRILANGIDPNSKDYDHRTPLHVAASEGLYLMAKLLLEAGASVFLKDRWGNTPLDECRKCGNKNLIKLLEAAKSSEMLEFQDGFRETTDKLHSRKCTVYPFHPWDPQEHRRHGVVLWVPDNIEELKRNASEQLNVPSANCVLSEDAGKVLDTDMISEGEKLYLITETQE
- the LOC104451998 gene encoding potassium channel SKOR isoform X1, which produces MARGRVENSERGGGSEEEDEREYEVGEVRDRIKSSRGSRFDLLTNELGIAAAARRKFSRESVISGIRDLSRGLVIHPDNRYYRAWKKFILLWAIYSSFFTPLEFGFFRGLPEDLSILDIIGQVAFLFDIVLQFLLAYRDAQTYRMVYKRTPIALRYLKSNFIVDFLGCLPWDIIYKVGGRKEEVRYLLWIRLSRVRKVTEFFQDMEKDIRINYMFTRIVKLIVVELYCTHTAACIFYYLATTLPSSEEGYTWIGSLKLGDYSYSNFRDIDLWKRYLTSLYFAIITMATVGYGDIHAVNLREMIFVMVYVSFDMILGAYLIGNMTALIVKGSKTEKFRDKMTDLIKYMNRNKLGRDIRNQIKGHVRLQYESSYTEAAVIQDIPISIRAKISQTLYMPYVGKVTLFKGCSSDFINQVVTKLHEEFFLPGEVIMEQGNVVDQLYFVCHGQLEEVGIGEDGSEETISLLHPNSSFGQVSILCNIPQPYTVRVLELCRLLRIDKQSLSNILEIYFHDGRKILNNLLEVRESNLRLKQLESDITFHIGKQEAELALRVNSAAFHGDLHQLKSLVRAGADLNKTDYDGRSPLHLAAARGYEDIVFFLVQEGVDVNTKDNFGNTALLEAIKNGNDRIASLLVKEGASLRIDDAGSFLCAAVARGDSDFLKRILANGIDPNSKDYDHRTPLHVAASEGLYLMAKLLLEAGASVFLKDRWGNTPLDECRKCGNKNLIKLLEAAKSSEMLEFQDGFRETTDKLHSRKCTVYPFHPWDPQEHRRHGVVLWVPDNIEELKRNASEQLNVPSANCVLSEDAGKVLDTDMISEGEKLYLITETQE